One window of Bacteroides sp. AN502(2024) genomic DNA carries:
- a CDS encoding glycoside hydrolase family 2 TIM barrel-domain containing protein → MKKQLLSCCLAALGLTAIQAQSFNEWKDPEVNSVNRSAMHTNYFAYASADEAKAGIKEKSTNFMTLNGLWKFNWVRHADARPTDFYQMNFNDKGWDDLQVPGVWELNGYGDPIYVNVGYAWRNQFKNNPPQVPTENNHVGSYRKEIILPADWKGKEIFAHFGSVTSNMYLWVNGRYVGYSEDSKLEAEFNLTNYLKPGKNIIAFQVFRWCDGSYLEDQDFFRYSGVGRDCYLYARDKKYIQDIRLTPDLDSQYKDGTLDIAVDLKGSGTVALDLTDAQGNSVATADLKGSGKLNTTLSVSNPAKWSAETPNLYTLTATLKNGNSVVEVIPIKVGFRKIELKGGQILVNGQPVLFKGADRHEMDPDGGYVVSIERMLQDIKVMKKLNINAVRTCHYPDDNRWYDLCDQYGLYVVAEANIESHGMGYGDQTLAKNPSYAKAHMERNQRNVQRGYNHPSIIFWSLGNEAGMGPNFEKCYTWIKNEDKTRAVQYEQAGTSEFTDIFCPMYYGYDACIKYSEGNIQKPLIQCEYAHAMGNSEGGFKEYWDIIRKYPKYQGGFIWDFVDQSCHWKNKNGVSIYGYGGDFNKYDASDNNFNDNGLISPDRVPNPHAYEVAYFYQDIWTTPADLAKGEVNIFNEKFFRDLSAYYMEWQLLANGEVVQTGIVSDLKAAPQQTVKIQIPFDTKKICPCKELLLNVSYKLKAAETLLPAGTTVAYDQLSIRDYKAPELKLENQQASNIPVIVPNILDNDYNYLIVKGENFSMDFDKHNGYLCRYDVNGMQLMEDGSALTPNFWRAPTDNDFGAGLQHKYAAWKNPELKLTSLKHAIENDQAVVRAEYDMKSIGGTLSLTYTINNKGAVKVTQKMTADKSKKVSDMFRFGMQMRMPLQFYKIEYYGRGPGENYADRNHAAMLGKYHQTVEEQFYPYIRPQETGTKTDIRWWRLLNISGNGLQFISDAPFSASALNYTIESLDDGHSKDQRHSPEVEKADFTNFCIDKVQAGLACVNSWGAIPLEKYRLPYHDYELSFIMTPVYHKLK, encoded by the coding sequence ATGAAGAAACAACTACTCTCTTGCTGCTTGGCTGCATTGGGACTGACAGCAATTCAAGCACAAAGCTTCAATGAGTGGAAAGATCCGGAAGTGAATTCCGTAAACCGTTCCGCCATGCACACTAATTACTTTGCTTATGCATCGGCTGATGAAGCTAAAGCCGGTATCAAAGAAAAATCAACGAATTTCATGACCCTGAACGGTCTTTGGAAATTCAACTGGGTGAGACACGCAGATGCACGTCCCACCGACTTTTACCAGATGAATTTCAACGACAAAGGTTGGGACGACCTCCAAGTCCCCGGCGTCTGGGAATTGAACGGCTACGGTGATCCTATCTATGTCAACGTAGGATATGCCTGGAGAAATCAATTCAAAAACAATCCTCCGCAAGTGCCGACAGAAAACAACCACGTAGGCTCTTACCGCAAAGAAATCATCCTTCCTGCCGACTGGAAAGGCAAAGAGATTTTTGCACATTTCGGCTCGGTAACTTCCAATATGTACCTTTGGGTGAACGGACGCTACGTAGGATATAGCGAAGACAGTAAACTGGAAGCTGAATTCAACCTGACCAACTATCTGAAACCGGGCAAAAACATAATTGCTTTTCAAGTATTCCGCTGGTGCGACGGTAGTTATCTGGAAGATCAGGACTTCTTCCGCTACTCCGGTGTAGGACGTGATTGTTATCTCTACGCACGCGACAAAAAATACATCCAAGATATTCGCCTCACTCCCGATCTGGACAGCCAATATAAAGACGGTACGCTGGACATAGCCGTTGACCTGAAAGGAAGCGGTACAGTAGCTTTGGACTTGACAGATGCACAAGGCAACAGTGTAGCAACTGCCGACCTGAAAGGCTCGGGCAAATTAAACACGACCCTATCCGTCTCCAATCCGGCTAAATGGAGTGCCGAAACGCCTAATCTCTACACGCTGACCGCTACACTGAAAAACGGTAACAGCGTAGTAGAAGTAATCCCCATCAAAGTAGGATTCCGTAAGATTGAACTGAAAGGCGGACAGATACTTGTCAACGGACAACCGGTACTCTTCAAAGGAGCCGACCGTCACGAAATGGACCCGGACGGTGGTTATGTCGTTTCCATCGAACGTATGTTGCAGGATATCAAAGTGATGAAAAAGTTGAATATCAATGCTGTACGTACCTGCCATTATCCGGATGACAACCGTTGGTATGACCTTTGCGACCAATATGGCCTGTATGTAGTAGCCGAAGCTAACATAGAATCTCACGGTATGGGTTACGGCGACCAAACACTGGCGAAGAACCCAAGTTACGCCAAAGCTCACATGGAGCGCAACCAACGCAACGTACAACGTGGTTACAACCATCCGTCCATCATCTTCTGGTCACTGGGTAACGAAGCCGGCATGGGACCGAACTTTGAGAAATGCTACACTTGGATCAAGAATGAGGACAAGACACGTGCCGTACAGTACGAACAGGCAGGAACCAGCGAATTCACCGATATTTTCTGCCCGATGTACTATGGCTACGATGCTTGCATCAAATATAGTGAAGGCAATATCCAAAAGCCGTTAATCCAATGTGAATACGCGCACGCTATGGGTAACTCCGAAGGCGGATTCAAAGAATATTGGGACATTATCCGCAAATATCCGAAATATCAGGGCGGATTTATCTGGGACTTCGTAGACCAGTCCTGCCACTGGAAAAACAAAAACGGAGTGAGTATCTATGGTTATGGCGGTGACTTCAACAAATACGATGCCTCGGATAATAACTTCAACGACAACGGTTTAATCAGCCCCGACCGCGTGCCTAATCCACATGCTTATGAAGTTGCTTATTTCTATCAGGATATATGGACTACTCCTGCGGATCTTGCCAAAGGTGAAGTCAATATCTTCAATGAGAAATTCTTCCGTGACCTCTCTGCATACTATATGGAATGGCAATTGCTGGCTAACGGAGAAGTAGTACAAACCGGCATCGTATCCGACCTGAAAGCAGCCCCCCAACAAACTGTCAAGATACAAATTCCATTTGACACCAAAAAGATCTGCCCTTGCAAAGAATTGTTGCTAAACGTGAGCTATAAACTGAAAGCTGCCGAAACACTGCTGCCGGCAGGAACGACTGTCGCTTATGACCAGTTAAGCATTCGTGACTACAAAGCACCGGAACTGAAACTGGAAAACCAACAGGCCTCCAACATACCGGTTATCGTGCCCAATATTTTGGATAACGACTACAATTATCTGATTGTGAAAGGTGAAAACTTCTCCATGGACTTTGATAAGCACAATGGTTACCTTTGTCGCTACGACGTCAACGGCATGCAACTGATGGAAGATGGCAGCGCACTGACTCCTAACTTCTGGCGTGCACCGACCGACAATGACTTCGGAGCCGGACTGCAACACAAATACGCTGCATGGAAGAATCCGGAACTGAAACTGACTTCCCTGAAACACGCAATTGAAAACGATCAGGCAGTAGTTCGTGCCGAATATGACATGAAGTCGATAGGTGGAACACTGTCGCTAACCTATACCATTAATAATAAAGGTGCAGTGAAAGTTACCCAAAAGATGACAGCAGACAAGAGCAAGAAAGTTTCTGACATGTTCCGCTTCGGTATGCAAATGCGTATGCCTCTTCAGTTCTACAAGATCGAATACTACGGCCGTGGCCCGGGAGAAAACTATGCCGATCGTAACCACGCAGCCATGTTAGGCAAATATCACCAGACAGTGGAAGAGCAATTCTATCCTTACATCCGCCCGCAAGAAACCGGAACAAAAACGGATATCCGCTGGTGGAGACTTCTGAACATCAGTGGCAACGGCTTGCAATTCATATCGGATGCTCCTTTCTCTGCTTCTGCCCTGAATTATACTATCGAATCATTAGATGATGGGCACAGTAAAGACCAGCGTCACTCGCCGGAAGTAGAAAAGGCAGACTTCACCAATTTCTGCATCGACAAGGTGCAAGCCGGTCTTGCCTGTGTGAACAGTTGGGGAGCTATCCCACTGGAAAAATACCGTCTTCCTTACCATGATTATGAGTTAAGTTTTATTATGACTCCTGTATATCATAAACTAAAGTAA
- a CDS encoding efflux RND transporter periplasmic adaptor subunit, with translation MKSRIVLFAFCVAFLSSCSNKGNGTGKVPEYAVQELQKTTAHLTTAYPATIKGKQDVEIRPQVSGFITKLCVDEGATVCKGQVLFIIDPTQYEAAVHTAKAAVATAEAAVRTQQMTVDNKRELNKKNIISDYDLSMAENTLAQAQAQLAQSQAQLTTAQQNLSFTRVKSPSDGVINDIPYRLGALVSPSISTPMTTVSEIDEVYVYFSMTEKELLAMTKTGSTIKEEISKIPAIKLQLIDGTEYSIEGKVDAITGVIDQSTGSVSMRALFPNKEHILRSGGTANVQIPYTMENVITIPQSATVEIQDKKFVYVLQPDNTVKYTEIKIFNLDNGKEYLVTSGLNPEDKIVIEGVQNLKDGQIIQPITPAQKEANYQQHLKDQHDGNLATAFN, from the coding sequence ATGAAAAGTAGAATTGTTTTATTTGCATTTTGCGTAGCCTTCTTGTCTAGCTGCAGCAATAAGGGCAATGGAACAGGAAAGGTTCCTGAATATGCAGTACAAGAGTTACAAAAGACGACTGCTCATTTAACGACTGCCTATCCGGCTACAATCAAAGGTAAACAAGACGTGGAAATTCGTCCGCAGGTATCGGGTTTTATCACGAAACTATGCGTGGATGAAGGAGCAACAGTTTGTAAGGGACAAGTGTTGTTCATTATTGACCCTACACAATACGAAGCAGCAGTACACACGGCAAAAGCTGCCGTTGCTACAGCCGAAGCTGCTGTCCGTACCCAACAAATGACAGTAGACAATAAGCGTGAACTTAACAAGAAGAATATCATCAGCGATTACGACTTGTCAATGGCAGAGAACACGCTGGCACAGGCCCAGGCACAATTGGCACAGTCACAGGCACAGCTTACCACAGCACAACAGAATCTCTCTTTCACCCGGGTGAAGAGTCCTTCTGACGGTGTAATCAACGATATTCCATATCGTCTGGGAGCCTTGGTAAGCCCTTCCATCTCTACTCCGATGACCACCGTTTCTGAGATTGATGAAGTATATGTATATTTCTCCATGACAGAAAAAGAGCTGTTGGCTATGACTAAAACCGGAAGTACTATCAAAGAAGAAATCAGCAAAATTCCAGCTATCAAATTGCAGCTGATCGATGGAACCGAGTACAGCATCGAAGGTAAAGTAGACGCCATTACAGGAGTAATCGACCAGTCAACAGGTTCGGTAAGCATGCGTGCCCTTTTCCCGAACAAAGAACACATCTTACGTAGTGGCGGAACGGCAAACGTACAGATTCCCTACACGATGGAAAATGTGATTACGATACCACAATCAGCAACAGTAGAGATCCAGGATAAGAAGTTCGTTTACGTTTTGCAACCGGATAACACTGTGAAATATACAGAAATCAAAATCTTCAACCTGGACAACGGAAAAGAATACCTCGTCACTTCGGGTTTGAACCCTGAAGATAAGATTGTAATCGAAGGCGTGCAGAATCTGAAGGATGGTCAAATCATACAGCCCATCACACCTGCTCAAAAAGAAGCAAACTATCAACAGCATTTGAAAGACCAGCACGATGGTAATTTAGCTACAGCTTTCAATTAA
- a CDS encoding efflux RND transporter permease subunit: MKLDKFINRPVLSTVISILIVILGVIGLTTLPITQYPDIAPPTVSVRATYTGASASTVLNSVIAPLEEQINGVENMMYMTSNASNTGAGDISIYFKQGTDPDMAAVNVQNRVSMAQGLLPAEVTKVGVTTQKRQTSMLVVFSLYDESDTYAESFIENYAKINLIPQVQRVPGVGDATVMGYDYSMRIWLRPDVMAQYKLVPGDISAALAEQNVEAAPGQFGERSNQTFQYTIRYKGRLQQPEEFENIVIKSLPDGEVLRLNDIAEIQLDRLGYSFTNRVNGHKAVTCIVYQMAGTNATQTISHIQTLLDEASQSLPAGLKINVSMNANDFLFASIHEVLKTLIEAFILVFIVVYIFLQDLRSTLIPTIAIPVALIGTFFILSLVGFSLNLLTLCALVLAIAIVVDDAIVVVEGVHAKLDQGYTSARLASIDAMNELGGAIVSITLVMMAVFIPVSFMGGTAGTFYRQFGMTMAIAIGLSALNALTLSPALCAVLLKPHKQEGAEEVPPLKERMKTAYKAAHTTMIKRYTEAIGKMLHPGITLTFTLIAILGMIFGFFSINPVITVLLILLSILALIGMSTNKFKNRFNETYESILKKYKKQVLFFIQKKWLSMGLVIVSIALLILFMNTTPTGMVPNEDTGTLMGAVTLPPGTSQDRSEKILARVDSLIAADPAVSSRTLISGFGFIGGQGPSYGSFIIKLKDWDERSMIQNSDVVVGSLYMRAQKIIKEAQVLFFAPPMIPGYSASTDIEVNMQDKTGGDLNKFFDVVNDYTAALEARPEINSAKTSFNPNFPQYMIDIDAAACKKAGISPSDILITMQGYYGGLYASNFNRFGKMYRVMIQADPLSRKNLESLKNIKVRNNAGEMAPISQFITVDKVYGPDIISRFNLYTSMKVMVAPASGYTSGQALAALAEVASQNLPTGYTYELGGMAREEAQTSGSATGLIFILCFVFVYLLLSAQYESYLLPLAVLLSVPFGLLGSFLFVNGVSAIGNISMLKMILGTMSNNIYMQIALIMLMGLLAKNAILIVEFALDRRKMGMSITWAAVLGAGARLRPILMTSLAMVVGLLPLMFAFGVGAHGNRTLGTASIGGMLIGMICQIFIVPALFVIFEYLQEKVKPMEWEDIDNTDAVTEIEQYAK, encoded by the coding sequence ATGAAATTAGATAAATTTATTAACCGTCCGGTACTATCAACGGTTATTTCTATTTTGATAGTCATTCTGGGTGTTATCGGACTGACAACACTGCCAATCACCCAGTATCCGGACATTGCGCCTCCTACCGTATCGGTAAGGGCCACTTACACGGGCGCCAGCGCATCAACCGTATTGAATTCTGTGATTGCCCCGCTAGAGGAACAAATCAACGGTGTGGAAAACATGATGTATATGACCTCCAACGCATCCAACACCGGTGCAGGTGATATATCCATCTATTTCAAACAGGGAACAGACCCGGATATGGCTGCCGTTAACGTGCAGAACCGCGTTTCTATGGCACAGGGATTACTGCCTGCCGAAGTAACCAAAGTCGGTGTGACCACCCAGAAACGCCAGACTTCCATGCTAGTAGTATTCTCTCTTTACGACGAAAGTGATACATACGCAGAATCATTCATCGAAAACTATGCAAAGATCAACCTGATTCCGCAAGTTCAGCGTGTACCGGGTGTGGGTGATGCCACAGTGATGGGATATGACTACTCTATGCGTATTTGGCTGCGTCCGGACGTAATGGCGCAATACAAGCTGGTTCCGGGCGACATATCCGCAGCCTTGGCTGAACAGAACGTGGAAGCTGCTCCGGGACAATTCGGTGAACGCAGCAACCAAACATTCCAATATACCATCCGCTACAAAGGACGTCTGCAACAGCCGGAAGAGTTCGAGAATATTGTCATCAAGTCTTTGCCCGACGGTGAAGTACTTCGTCTGAACGATATTGCCGAAATCCAGCTGGACCGTCTGGGGTACAGCTTTACCAACCGTGTAAACGGACATAAGGCTGTGACCTGTATCGTTTATCAGATGGCGGGAACAAATGCGACACAAACCATCAGCCATATTCAGACGTTATTGGATGAAGCGTCCCAATCACTGCCTGCCGGTTTGAAGATAAACGTATCCATGAATGCCAACGATTTCTTGTTCGCTTCTATCCATGAAGTATTGAAAACATTGATCGAGGCATTTATCTTGGTATTTATTGTAGTATATATCTTCTTACAGGACCTACGTTCCACATTGATTCCGACTATCGCCATTCCGGTAGCCCTTATCGGTACATTCTTCATTCTGTCCTTAGTAGGGTTCAGCTTGAACTTGCTAACTTTATGTGCACTTGTACTCGCCATTGCAATTGTTGTCGATGATGCCATTGTGGTCGTTGAGGGTGTACACGCCAAACTAGACCAAGGCTACACTTCCGCCCGACTGGCTTCCATCGACGCGATGAACGAATTGGGTGGTGCAATCGTATCCATTACATTGGTTATGATGGCCGTGTTTATCCCGGTAAGCTTCATGGGTGGAACGGCAGGAACATTCTATCGCCAATTCGGTATGACCATGGCCATCGCCATCGGTCTGTCCGCCCTGAATGCCTTGACATTAAGCCCCGCCTTGTGTGCCGTTCTTCTGAAACCGCACAAACAGGAAGGAGCCGAAGAGGTTCCCCCGTTGAAGGAGCGTATGAAAACAGCCTATAAGGCAGCTCATACAACAATGATCAAAAGGTATACCGAAGCAATCGGAAAGATGTTGCATCCGGGAATCACACTAACATTCACACTAATTGCCATTCTCGGTATGATTTTCGGATTCTTCAGTATCAATCCGGTGATTACCGTCCTCCTCATACTGCTTAGTATTTTGGCACTGATCGGGATGAGCACGAACAAATTCAAGAACAGATTCAACGAGACTTATGAATCCATCCTGAAAAAATATAAGAAACAAGTACTGTTCTTTATCCAAAAGAAATGGTTGTCCATGGGACTGGTCATTGTTTCTATAGCATTGCTTATCCTCTTCATGAACACCACTCCGACAGGTATGGTGCCCAACGAAGATACGGGTACACTGATGGGAGCTGTGACTTTGCCGCCGGGCACATCACAAGACCGTTCGGAGAAAATTTTGGCACGTGTAGACAGCCTGATTGCGGCTGACCCGGCCGTATCTTCGCGCACATTGATTTCCGGTTTCGGTTTCATCGGTGGCCAGGGACCTTCCTACGGTTCTTTCATTATCAAATTGAAAGATTGGGATGAACGTTCGATGATACAAAACTCTGACGTTGTAGTAGGGTCCTTATACATGCGTGCACAGAAAATCATCAAGGAAGCACAGGTTTTATTCTTTGCTCCGCCGATGATTCCGGGTTATTCGGCATCTACGGATATTGAGGTGAATATGCAGGATAAGACGGGTGGTGACCTGAACAAGTTCTTCGATGTAGTCAACGACTATACCGCCGCACTGGAAGCCCGCCCAGAAATCAATTCGGCCAAAACTTCGTTTAACCCGAACTTCCCGCAATATATGATTGATATTGACGCGGCAGCTTGTAAGAAGGCAGGCATCAGCCCGAGCGACATTCTTATCACGATGCAAGGATATTATGGAGGTCTGTATGCCTCCAACTTCAACCGTTTCGGTAAGATGTATCGTGTGATGATTCAGGCGGACCCGTTATCACGCAAAAACTTGGAATCTCTGAAAAATATCAAGGTTCGCAACAATGCCGGTGAAATGGCTCCTATCTCTCAATTCATTACGGTGGACAAAGTGTATGGCCCGGACATCATCAGCCGCTTCAACCTTTACACTTCCATGAAAGTAATGGTAGCTCCCGCCAGCGGTTATACATCCGGACAAGCATTGGCTGCGCTGGCGGAAGTAGCCAGCCAGAATCTTCCGACCGGTTACACCTACGAGCTGGGTGGTATGGCACGTGAAGAAGCTCAAACCAGTGGAAGTGCTACCGGATTGATTTTCATCCTCTGCTTTGTCTTCGTTTACCTGTTGCTGAGTGCGCAATACGAAAGTTACCTACTTCCATTGGCCGTGTTACTGTCCGTTCCATTCGGTCTGCTAGGCAGCTTCCTGTTTGTAAACGGAGTAAGTGCTATCGGTAATATCTCGATGTTGAAGATGATTCTGGGCACAATGTCCAACAACATCTATATGCAGATTGCGTTGATCATGTTGATGGGTCTGTTGGCGAAAAATGCCATCCTGATTGTAGAGTTCGCCCTTGACCGCCGTAAGATGGGCATGAGCATCACATGGGCAGCCGTATTGGGCGCTGGTGCCCGTCTCCGCCCGATCTTGATGACATCATTGGCAATGGTAGTCGGATTGCTTCCGTTGATGTTTGCCTTTGGTGTAGGTGCTCACGGTAACCGTACATTGGGTACTGCTTCTATCGGTGGTATGTTAATCGGTATGATTTGCCAGATTTTCATCGTTCCTGCCTTGTTCGTAATCTTCGAATATCTGCAAGAGAAAGTGAAACCGATGGAATGGGAAGATATTGACAATACAGATGCCGTAACAGAGATTGAACAATACGCTAAATAA
- a CDS encoding efflux transporter outer membrane subunit has translation MKKQILYMLCATALLSSCHIYKSYDRPEDITTYGLYRNPVANNDTLASDTANFGNLPWREVFTDPQLQSLIETGLKQNTDLLSAAQKVKAAEASLMSARLAYAPSLGLSPQGTISSFDKNAATKTYSLPVTASWQIDLFGQLLNSKRNAQVTLRQTKAYRQAVQTQVVSNIANMYYTLMMLDRQLEITQATAEILKQNAETMEAMKNSAMYNITSAGVEQSKAAYAQVLATIPDIEQSIRETENALSTFLGEAPHAIKRGVLEEQVLPTELSAGVPIQLLSNRPDVKAAEMSLASCYYNTNSARAAFYPQITLSGSAGWTNSAGGAIINPGKLLASAIGSLTQPLFYRGQNIARLKAAKAQEEQAKLSFQQTLLNAGSEVSNALSLYQRTSEKVESRQMQVESAKKASEDTKELFNLGTSTYLEVLSAQQSYLSAQISQVSDCFDQMQAVVSLYQALGGGREE, from the coding sequence ATGAAGAAACAGATTCTATATATGCTGTGTGCAACTGCTCTCTTGAGCAGCTGCCACATCTATAAGTCGTATGACAGACCCGAAGATATCACCACTTACGGCCTGTATCGCAATCCGGTAGCGAATAATGATACACTGGCATCGGATACGGCCAACTTCGGTAACCTGCCGTGGAGAGAAGTCTTCACCGACCCACAACTCCAGTCCCTCATCGAAACGGGACTGAAACAAAATACTGACCTTTTGTCCGCTGCCCAGAAAGTGAAAGCGGCAGAAGCATCCCTGATGTCGGCACGTCTGGCTTATGCCCCGTCACTGGGATTATCACCGCAAGGAACAATCAGTAGTTTTGATAAAAATGCAGCCACAAAAACGTACTCATTACCTGTTACGGCAAGCTGGCAGATCGACCTGTTCGGACAGTTGCTCAACTCCAAACGAAATGCGCAAGTTACTCTGAGACAGACGAAAGCTTACCGTCAGGCTGTGCAGACACAGGTTGTCTCCAACATCGCCAATATGTATTATACATTAATGATGTTAGACCGCCAGCTGGAAATAACCCAAGCCACGGCTGAAATCTTGAAACAGAATGCCGAAACAATGGAAGCGATGAAAAATTCCGCTATGTACAACATCACGTCAGCCGGTGTAGAACAGAGCAAGGCTGCTTACGCTCAGGTACTTGCCACTATTCCGGACATTGAACAAAGCATACGTGAGACGGAAAATGCCCTGTCCACTTTCTTGGGAGAAGCTCCGCACGCCATCAAACGTGGCGTATTGGAGGAACAAGTACTTCCAACGGAACTTTCCGCAGGTGTACCTATCCAGTTGCTATCCAACCGTCCGGATGTAAAAGCGGCTGAAATGTCGTTGGCAAGCTGTTATTACAATACGAATTCGGCACGTGCCGCATTCTATCCGCAAATCACACTCAGCGGCTCTGCCGGATGGACCAACAGTGCAGGTGGCGCAATTATCAATCCGGGTAAGTTGTTGGCTTCCGCTATTGGTTCACTTACGCAGCCCCTCTTTTACCGGGGACAGAATATTGCCCGGCTGAAAGCTGCGAAAGCACAGGAGGAACAAGCAAAACTATCCTTCCAACAAACACTTCTGAATGCCGGTAGTGAAGTCAGCAATGCGCTAAGTTTATACCAAAGAACCAGTGAAAAAGTGGAATCACGCCAAATGCAGGTAGAATCTGCCAAGAAAGCTTCGGAAGATACAAAAGAATTGTTTAATCTAGGAACCTCAACCTATCTGGAAGTACTGTCAGCACAACAGTCTTACCTGAGTGCACAAATCTCTCAGGTTTCCGATTGCTTTGATCAGATGCAGGCCGTAGTAAGCCTTTATCAGGCATTGGGTGGCGGAAGAGAAGAATAA
- the lpxA gene encoding acyl-ACP--UDP-N-acetylglucosamine O-acyltransferase, with protein MISPLAYVDPEAKLGKNVTVLPFAYIEKNVEIGDDCIIMPYASILKGTKMGKGNKVHQNAVLGAEPQDFHYTGEDSRLIIGDHNDIRENVVISRATFAGNATQIGNENYLMDKVHLCHDVQINNNCVIGIGSTIAGECTLDDSVILSGNVTLHQYCHIGSWALVQSGCRISKDVPPYVIMSGNPVIYHGVNAVVLSQHHNTSERILRHIANAYRLIYHGNFSIQDAVQKIIDQVPMSEEIENIVNFVKSSKRGIVK; from the coding sequence ATGATTAGTCCGTTAGCTTATGTAGACCCTGAAGCAAAGTTAGGCAAGAATGTAACAGTCCTGCCTTTTGCCTACATTGAAAAGAATGTGGAAATCGGAGATGACTGTATCATCATGCCCTACGCCAGTATCCTGAAAGGTACTAAAATGGGAAAAGGGAACAAGGTACATCAGAACGCTGTCTTAGGAGCGGAACCACAAGATTTCCACTATACCGGAGAAGACAGTAGACTGATTATCGGTGACCACAACGATATTCGCGAGAATGTGGTAATCAGCCGCGCCACGTTTGCCGGTAATGCTACCCAAATCGGAAACGAAAACTACCTGATGGATAAAGTACATCTCTGCCATGATGTACAAATCAACAATAACTGTGTAATAGGTATAGGTAGTACCATCGCAGGAGAATGTACCTTAGATGACAGCGTTATTCTAAGCGGTAATGTAACTTTGCACCAATATTGTCACATAGGTAGCTGGGCGCTGGTACAAAGTGGGTGCCGCATATCTAAAGATGTACCTCCTTATGTTATTATGTCCGGAAATCCTGTAATATATCACGGTGTGAACGCCGTAGTTCTTTCCCAACATCACAACACATCGGAAAGAATCCTCCGACACATCGCCAACGCATACCGCTTGATTTATCACGGCAATTTCAGTATTCAGGATGCTGTACAGAAGATCATCGATCAGGTTCCTATGAGTGAAGAGATCGAGAACATTGTAAATTTCGTGAAGAGCTCGAAGAGAGGAATCGTGAAATAG
- a CDS encoding carbohydrate-binding family 9-like protein, whose protein sequence is MKVKKISAANVEACSLPKLFDEEKIDFQPIQCVNWTEYLYKPKVDFRMAHTQDSVLLHFKVREESVRAKYSEDNDAVWTDSCVEFFSIPAGDGIYYNIECNCIGTILVGVGPARNNRKHAPKEVTALVQRWSSLGNQPFAERVEKTDWEVALIIPYSVFFKHQIESLDGKEIKANFYKCGDELRTPHFLSWNPIEIQQPDFHRPDFFGTLEFE, encoded by the coding sequence ATGAAAGTAAAGAAAATTAGTGCGGCTAACGTGGAGGCTTGTTCGCTTCCTAAATTATTTGATGAAGAAAAAATAGATTTTCAGCCGATTCAGTGCGTCAATTGGACTGAATATCTTTACAAGCCTAAAGTCGATTTCCGTATGGCTCATACACAGGACTCTGTTTTGCTACATTTTAAAGTGAGAGAGGAGAGTGTACGTGCCAAGTATAGTGAGGATAACGATGCTGTGTGGACTGACTCTTGCGTGGAATTCTTTTCTATACCCGCAGGTGACGGAATTTATTATAATATAGAATGCAATTGCATCGGGACGATCTTGGTGGGTGTCGGTCCTGCCCGCAACAACCGGAAACATGCACCGAAAGAAGTGACTGCTCTCGTACAACGCTGGTCTAGTTTGGGTAATCAGCCTTTTGCAGAACGTGTCGAGAAGACAGACTGGGAAGTTGCTCTTATCATTCCGTATTCTGTGTTCTTTAAGCACCAGATCGAATCACTTGACGGGAAGGAGATAAAAGCTAATTTCTATAAGTGTGGCGATGAGTTGCGGACTCCTCATTTCCTTTCATGGAATCCGATAGAGATTCAACAGCCGGATTTTCATCGTCCTGATTTCTTCGGTACTTTGGAATTTGAATAA